The window atttatttataaatgtattacaaatgcttaaatgtatatttatataaaaatataaattttataatttataatttatgcatttgtataatattcatttataatttatacatttataataatatacatttatacatttgtaTATacattatgtatatatataatataatacatttataatacatttatatatttttatataaatatataaatatatttatttataaatgtattataaatgcataaatatataaaaatataaaaatataaaaattatgaattataaaaatactcaaaaatatgttttaaagatacttctaaaaataatccaaaaaacatctacagtaaaagtttttcatatagtttttgaaaaacaaccccaaaaacaactaatcaaaacggacttgtatttcaaaaataaaatgctacaatgttgtttttgaaaaacaaccccaaaaacagctaatccaaacggattgGTTAGTGTTGCTTTATTTTACCAAGTATTTTATAATTGATGTATTATTTGGACCAAATATTAAGGAAAGACCACTTTTGCAATGCATGTGCCGAACAATGTGTAGATTccccaaaaatgttttgagTGTACTTAAATACTAAGAAAGATACCGCGGGAGAGGGATGAATTCAATGTTACACATTTgccatgtatatatatacatactaataattattagcttctcttgcatttatatattttttctatttaatcttacatactttctcttgtatttatttacctTTTCTAAAtaatcttatattttaaaaaatatgatatcTGAAATATATCTTAACTAATATTTAATTAGATTAATTATTAGATCTACATGCAGGATTTGATTTCTTCTTTCCAGCCATTCTCATACTACTGTTCAATTAAAGGATGTTTCCTAGTTCTCTTGCTCTTTAATTCGGTGTCTTTAGCTCAATAGACGCATTTTGGAGATTAGGCCTAGAACTTACCTTCTATACATGCTTTAGTACAAATGCATGGAACTGTTTCTTCAATCGGTCAGGTGATGGTGTGTCAGCCTAGCACCTGacatctttttaaaaaaaaaaattggtgtcAAGTGCCGGGCCGACACAGCCCGGTACCTGccatgttttaaaaaaaaattgggtcaGGTGACGGGCTATGTCAGCCCGGCACCTGacatctttttaaaaaaaaaaatttggtgtcaggTGCCGGGCTTTGTCAGCCCGGCAACAATAGATTTATATCCACCATCTGTCAGATCAATAAGtgtccgaattttttttttcttacctATATTCTAAGTAATTAGCCATCGTTAAGCCAGTAAGAAAGAGATGATGAGTTTTAGCTGCAAGTTGAAGGTTGGCTATATGCTGCAGATGCGACGACTTGTCGGCAAGAAGGTGTGGCTACGAATTGTCGGCAACTTCCAGGAAGTCACGGTAAAGCggtaaaagaaaattttcattcccGCAAGTTTTAGCCTCCACAGATTTTGCTGCCCTTAGTTGCCAAAGTTGAACCATATCCTTCCTTGTCTCATCGCAGAAAGCATCCCCCCATCACCATTGCAGAACACTTTCATCCTAATTCCAATCCCAAGCGAGAAAAAAATGGCTGATGCCGCTGTTAGTGCTACTATTAAGGTCGCATTGCAGGCGGTTGTTTCCCTTGCTGCTGATCATGTTAATCTGGCTCGTGAATTCCCAACGGAGCTGGAGAGACTCAACAAATCTGCTGAAATGATCCGAGGCTTCTTGGCCGGTGCTGACGAGGTAAAACATAGCCATGATCCGAGGCTTCTTGGGGTGCAAAAGTGGCTCGAGCAGCTGGAAGAAGAGGTTTTCAAAGCTGACAATGTGCTGGACGAGCTCAACTATGAAAATCTTCGTCGGCAGGTGAAGTATCAAGATCAACCCATGAAAAAGAAGGTACTCTTCTGCTTTTCATTCTTTAATAAAATTGGTTTTCGTTGGAGGTTGGGCTCAATGATCAGGGGGGTCAACGCGAACCTTGAAAGGATCCATCGGGATGCCGAACGTTTGAGACTGCCCTCCAAGCTCCAAGTTGAAGCCACAACAAACCGACAGACCGACGCTACTATTGTTCGAAGAGATGTCCTAGGAAGAGACGAGAATGAATCAGAAATAGTTGAGAAGTTGTTGACCGAATCTGAAAGTGATCGTGTTTCAGTTATTTCCATAACTGGCATGGGTGGTTTAGGCAAAACAACTCTAGCTAAAGCCGTTTTCAACACTCCACAATTTGATAatgattttgacaaaaaaatttggGTTTGTGTGGCTGAAGAAGTAGATAGAATCGAGAAGGTCTTCAAAATGATTCTTGAATCGTTAACAGGAGGAAAGGTTGAAGGGGATAATAGGCAAGTAATAGTTCAAAAAATTCAAGATGAACTCAAGGAGAAAAGATATTTGCTTGTCCTTGATGATTTGTGGAATAATAATCAAGATGGATTGTTGGATGACTTTTTCAACACTTTGGCGGGACTCAATGCGAAGAAAGGGAGCTGGTGTCTTGTTACTTCTCGGCTGCAAGAAGTGGAAACTATTCTGTCTAGACATCCGCA is drawn from Coffea arabica cultivar ET-39 chromosome 1c, Coffea Arabica ET-39 HiFi, whole genome shotgun sequence and contains these coding sequences:
- the LOC140009449 gene encoding putative disease resistance protein RGA1, with translation MADAAVSATIKVALQAVVSLAADHVNLAREFPTELERLNKSAEMIRGFLAGADEVKHSHDPRLLGVQKWLEQLEEEVFKADNVLDELNYENLRRQVKYQDQPMKKKVLFCFSFFNKIGFRWRLGSMIRGVNANLERIHRDAERLRLPSKLQVEATTNRQTDATIVRRDVLGRDENESEIVEKLLTESESDRVSVISITGMGGLGKTTLAKAVFNTPQFDNDFDKKIWVCVAEEVDRIEKVFKMILESLTGGKVEGDNRQVIVQKIQDELKEKRYLLVLDDLWNNNQDGLLDDFFNTLAGLNAKKGSWCLVTSRLQEVETILSRHPQINFTRHELGRLCDDVCWSIVKNWANVGEEVPRGLEDIREQVLGRCDGLPLAAKLIGGLLYNKKTKEEWLSILKESLLKGGTEQIIKVSFDHLSPAPVKKCFAYCSIFDQDTELEQDLLVELWMAEGFLQPDSQNERMMEKIGCEYLRILLQTSLLEEVRDWRGTWYKMHDLVHDFAKSILNHNSSNQERYLAASERMLENMNENKSASLRTLFLEGGIADEKLSKFKYLHVLKLFGADVKELPTSIGKLIHLHLTFQVLGLELCQNLFANFIACKH